One part of the Mariniflexile litorale genome encodes these proteins:
- a CDS encoding DUF368 domain-containing protein yields the protein MQRRFKDYILISLKGLAMGAADAVPGVSGGTIAFISGIYEELVSTISNINASLFKTLFNKGLKAFWNQANGNFILALLSGIIISYVSFMKLAKYLLENHPVLIWSFFFGLIIASIYFVGKQITKWNLSVIVAFIIGTSLAFYITMLPALSSNNSPYFLFFAGAIAICAMILPGISGSFILIILGAYKTLSDAIHDIDIKKITIFVAGSIIGLLSFSHVLKWLFKNYHNITLALLTGFILGSLNKVWPWKETLTWHTDSKGIKSPILQESVSPFSFQEESMLGYALVLMILGFLTIFILEKVGSKKE from the coding sequence ATGCAAAGACGTTTTAAAGACTATATTCTCATTTCGCTTAAAGGTTTAGCTATGGGTGCTGCCGATGCTGTCCCTGGAGTTTCTGGAGGTACTATTGCCTTTATTTCTGGTATTTATGAAGAATTAGTATCGACAATAAGCAATATTAACGCTTCACTTTTCAAAACCTTGTTTAATAAAGGGCTCAAAGCCTTTTGGAATCAAGCCAATGGCAATTTTATTTTAGCACTTTTAAGTGGTATTATAATAAGTTATGTTTCTTTTATGAAACTGGCTAAATACCTATTAGAAAACCATCCTGTATTAATTTGGTCTTTCTTTTTTGGCTTAATTATAGCCAGTATTTATTTTGTGGGTAAACAAATAACAAAATGGAATTTATCCGTTATTGTAGCTTTTATTATTGGTACAAGCTTGGCATTTTATATTACAATGCTCCCTGCACTTTCTAGCAATAATAGTCCATATTTTCTGTTTTTTGCTGGAGCAATTGCTATTTGTGCCATGATTTTACCAGGTATTTCAGGGTCTTTTATTTTAATAATTTTAGGAGCTTACAAAACCCTGAGCGACGCTATTCATGATATTGATATTAAAAAAATAACCATCTTCGTTGCTGGGTCTATTATTGGCTTACTTAGCTTTAGTCATGTTTTAAAGTGGCTCTTTAAAAACTATCATAATATAACGCTTGCATTACTTACCGGATTTATCTTGGGGTCGTTAAATAAAGTATGGCCTTGGAAAGAAACTTTAACATGGCATACCGATTCTAAAGGAATAAAAAGCCCAATCCTTCAAGAAAGTGTTTCTCCTTTTTCATTCCAAGAAGAAAGCATGCTTGGGTATGCTTTAGTATTAATGATTCTTGGATTTTTAACTATTTTTATTCTTGAGAAAGTAGGTTCTAAAAAAGAGTAA
- the aroE gene encoding shikimate dehydrogenase (AroE; catalyzes the conversion of shikimate to 3-dehydroshikimate) yields the protein MNKLGLLGKNISYSFSRAYFKEKFANEGISNTEYGNFDLETIDLLPSIIKNTKNLKGLNVTIPYKEAVIPFLDKINKKAKAIGAVNTIKITKKGKLVGYNTDCYGFKKSLKPYLQPHHKSALILGTGGASKAIAYTFKELGINYHYVSRKQSDGISFTYDSLTENVIKNHQIIINSTPLGTFPNVEECPNIPYNAISNNHILFDLIYNPEETKFLRLGKAQKAITINGLNMLKLQAEKAWSIWNLY from the coding sequence ATGAATAAACTAGGCCTTTTAGGAAAAAACATATCTTACTCTTTTTCAAGAGCGTACTTTAAAGAAAAATTTGCCAATGAAGGAATCAGCAATACAGAATATGGAAATTTCGATTTAGAAACGATTGATTTACTCCCTTCAATAATAAAAAACACAAAAAATTTAAAAGGCTTAAACGTTACTATTCCTTATAAAGAAGCGGTGATACCATTTCTTGATAAAATAAACAAAAAAGCAAAAGCCATTGGAGCTGTAAACACTATTAAAATAACCAAAAAAGGTAAGTTAGTAGGATATAATACTGATTGTTATGGGTTTAAAAAATCTTTAAAACCCTATTTACAGCCACATCATAAAAGTGCTTTAATTCTGGGAACCGGTGGTGCTAGTAAAGCCATTGCCTATACATTTAAAGAATTAGGTATTAACTACCACTATGTTTCTAGAAAACAATCTGACGGCATTAGTTTTACTTATGATTCGCTCACGGAAAACGTAATAAAAAACCATCAAATTATTATAAACAGTACGCCTCTAGGCACATTTCCCAATGTAGAAGAATGCCCTAACATTCCTTATAATGCTATTTCCAATAATCATATTTTATTTGATTTAATTTATAATCCTGAAGAAACTAAGTTTTTAAGATTAGGTAAAGCACAGAAAGCCATTACTATTAACGGTCTAAATATGTTAAAATTACAGGCTGAAAAAGCTTGGTCTATCTGGAATTTATATTAA
- a CDS encoding aspartate aminotransferase family protein — MTSDFYKYQAQTTPHPLAMEVSHANGSYIYDTNNKAYLDFVAGVSATPLGHNHPKVIHAIKEQLDKYLHVMVYGEYIQKPAVELAKLLANNLPHPLENTYLVNSGTEAIEGALKLAKRATGRTEIISAKNAYHGNTMGSMSVMGYEERKQAYRPLLPDVRFITFNSETDLDLITIKTAGVILETIQGGAGFIEPENGYLEKVRKRCDAVGALLILDEIQPGIGRTGKLFGFENYNCVPDILVTGKGLGGGMPIGAFTASSELMSLLQDHPKLGHITTFGGHPVIAASALATLKEITEGDLMKQALEKEHLFRKLLIHPLIEGIRGKGLMLAIITPTAEITNEVILQCQNNGLILFWLLFEPKAIRITPPLTISKDEIIKGCSIILNVLNKIQP; from the coding sequence ATGACATCCGATTTCTATAAATACCAAGCTCAAACAACCCCGCACCCCTTAGCCATGGAAGTATCCCATGCTAATGGAAGTTATATTTATGACACTAACAATAAGGCATATTTAGATTTTGTAGCGGGTGTTTCGGCAACGCCTTTAGGGCATAATCATCCTAAAGTTATACACGCCATTAAAGAGCAGTTAGATAAGTACTTACACGTTATGGTTTATGGTGAATACATCCAAAAACCAGCTGTAGAACTCGCTAAATTATTAGCGAACAACCTACCCCACCCTTTAGAAAATACCTATTTAGTAAATTCAGGAACCGAGGCTATTGAAGGAGCTTTAAAGTTAGCCAAACGTGCTACAGGTAGAACTGAAATAATTTCAGCAAAAAACGCTTATCACGGTAACACCATGGGTTCTATGAGCGTGATGGGTTACGAAGAACGTAAACAAGCCTATAGGCCATTACTGCCCGATGTACGATTTATTACTTTTAATAGTGAAACCGATTTAGATCTCATAACTATTAAAACGGCAGGCGTTATTTTGGAAACCATCCAAGGTGGAGCTGGTTTTATTGAACCTGAAAATGGTTATTTAGAAAAAGTTAGAAAGCGTTGCGATGCCGTTGGAGCGCTTTTAATTTTAGATGAAATTCAACCAGGTATTGGAAGAACTGGAAAACTTTTTGGTTTTGAAAATTATAACTGTGTGCCCGACATTTTAGTTACAGGTAAAGGTTTAGGAGGCGGAATGCCCATTGGAGCTTTCACGGCCTCAAGTGAATTGATGAGTTTGCTACAGGATCATCCTAAACTTGGGCACATCACAACTTTTGGCGGCCATCCCGTAATTGCTGCATCGGCACTCGCTACTTTAAAAGAAATAACAGAAGGCGATTTAATGAAACAAGCTTTGGAAAAAGAACACTTATTCCGAAAGCTTTTAATACATCCTTTAATTGAAGGTATACGCGGAAAAGGACTTATGCTTGCCATCATCACCCCTACTGCAGAGATAACAAACGAAGTGATTTTACAGTGTCAAAATAATGGTTTAATACTTTTTTGGTTGCTTTTTGAACCTAAAGCCATTAGAATTACCCCACCTTTAACCATTTCAAAGGATGAAATTATCAAAGGTTGCTCAATTATTCTGAATGTTTTGAATAAAATCCAACCATAA
- a CDS encoding tetratricopeptide repeat protein: MEFSHDDNNDLPLTKFESMLKTNHVLFFDSEEFENIIHHYLNQGKIALAKKAIKLGLDQHPTSINLRLFKVEIYVFEDKLIEADILLNELYNLDPMNEEIYIQKANIFSKKDDHEQAIQVLKKALQLTDDVVDLYSLIGMEHLFLDQFEEAKEYFMKCLDEDTEDYSSLYNIIYCFEFLNQTEEAIEYLNAFLDKNPYSEVAWHQLGKQYYTLKNYKKALAAFDFAIISDDTFVGAYIERGKVLEKLKRFEEAIENYTITLKLDDPTSFALLRIGFCYEKLKKDDLAVQYFYKTVHEDPLLDKGWIAITRYYNRKRNYQKALYYINKAINIDSENVTYWKLYSQINQRLNFYEEAERGFKKTLELGNYELNTWLSRGDLLIKLGELEAAIFNFEQAADFYPENAELEYRLAGLHFSLNENDKGIFHLKNGLRSNEDYTFIIDELFPEVASKILVKNLLKITE; this comes from the coding sequence ATGGAGTTTAGTCATGATGACAATAACGATTTACCATTAACCAAGTTTGAATCGATGCTAAAAACAAATCATGTTTTATTCTTCGATTCCGAAGAATTTGAAAACATCATTCACCACTATCTTAATCAAGGTAAAATTGCTTTAGCTAAAAAAGCCATAAAATTGGGTTTGGATCAACATCCAACTTCCATTAATTTAAGGCTTTTTAAAGTTGAAATATATGTATTCGAAGACAAGCTCATCGAAGCAGATATACTATTGAATGAGTTGTATAATTTAGACCCGATGAATGAAGAAATATACATTCAAAAGGCTAATATTTTTTCTAAAAAGGATGACCACGAACAGGCTATTCAAGTATTAAAAAAAGCATTACAACTTACCGATGATGTGGTTGATTTATACTCACTTATTGGCATGGAACATTTATTTCTAGACCAATTTGAAGAAGCCAAAGAATACTTTATGAAATGTTTAGATGAAGATACGGAAGATTATTCATCGCTTTATAACATCATCTATTGCTTTGAATTCTTAAACCAAACAGAAGAAGCCATAGAATATTTAAATGCGTTTTTAGACAAAAACCCCTATAGTGAAGTGGCATGGCATCAATTAGGAAAACAATATTATACCCTTAAAAATTACAAAAAAGCATTAGCTGCATTCGATTTTGCTATCATTTCTGATGATACTTTCGTTGGTGCCTACATAGAACGTGGTAAAGTATTAGAAAAACTAAAACGCTTTGAAGAAGCTATAGAAAATTACACCATTACTTTAAAATTAGACGATCCTACCTCATTTGCATTGTTACGCATTGGTTTCTGTTATGAAAAATTAAAAAAAGACGATTTAGCGGTTCAATATTTTTACAAAACGGTTCATGAAGATCCTTTACTAGATAAAGGTTGGATTGCCATCACTCGTTATTACAACAGGAAACGAAACTATCAAAAAGCGTTATATTACATCAATAAAGCCATTAATATTGATTCGGAAAATGTAACCTATTGGAAACTATATTCTCAAATTAATCAACGTTTAAATTTTTATGAGGAAGCCGAACGCGGATTTAAAAAAACTTTGGAACTGGGTAATTATGAACTAAACACATGGCTATCTAGAGGGGATCTATTAATAAAATTAGGCGAACTAGAAGCTGCCATTTTTAATTTTGAACAAGCTGCAGATTTTTATCCAGAAAATGCTGAATTAGAATACCGTTTGGCTGGTTTGCATTTTTCATTAAATGAAAATGACAAAGGAATATTCCATTTAAAAAACGGTTTACGTTCTAATGAAGACTATACTTTTATAATTGATGAACTGTTCCCTGAAGTTGCCAGTAAAATACTTGTTAAAAATTTACTAAAAATAACTGAGTAG
- a CDS encoding DUF349 domain-containing protein, producing MSDINNLPKAEGEEEVKKNVNHSDNISEENKSIETIPSETVDAASVSEEKSVDTNESGNDVTKNSDNNNDAVLNEIEDSNAEDAEDEGNKDRHTIEVKAYDTMSLETLAIELEKLVKTEKVQAIKSHVESINNEFKDKFQALLDDKKEEFLNDGGNEIDFYYVSPIQKRYKEAYNEYRKKLNDHYQNLEKNLKQNLADKLEIIEELKGLINVEENINTTYKHFKELQERWRVTGPIPRDKYNNAWNSYHHHVEIFYDFLHLNRDLRDLDFKHNLERKLLIIERAEELAEDDNVMRAFRELQELHKMWKEELGPVDKEYRETIWEKFKAATKKINDKRQVYYQNIDKVYDINLVKKLEIIENINAINAQTTNSHNGWQKKIKDIEDLREQFFNIGKVPSKVNESTWAKFKESVRTFNRQKNAFYKDLKKDQYTNLQKKLDLIKIAEDNKNSEDFEVTTALMKKIQSDWKKIGHVPRKDSDKIWKRFKAACNFYFDKLHTTKNAANKESIDAFSNKVTLLETLKNLKPVGDKEKDVESIKEYISKWKELGRVPNDKRYIEGKFNKAIEDFLSSLKMDKNEVEMIKFENKLDTMSASDDNKDLDNERHFIRKKIDEMKSQINQLENNLQFFTNVEDDNPLVKEVHKNIKDHKNALKLWKEKLSKIKEFY from the coding sequence ATGTCTGATATAAATAACCTGCCAAAGGCAGAAGGAGAGGAAGAAGTTAAAAAGAATGTGAATCATTCTGATAACATCTCAGAAGAGAATAAATCGATAGAGACAATTCCATCTGAGACTGTAGATGCAGCGTCTGTTTCAGAAGAAAAATCGGTTGACACAAACGAAAGTGGTAACGATGTCACTAAAAATTCAGACAACAATAACGACGCCGTTTTAAATGAAATTGAAGATTCCAATGCCGAAGACGCAGAAGATGAAGGCAATAAAGACAGACATACTATTGAAGTAAAAGCTTACGACACCATGTCGTTAGAAACACTTGCCATTGAGTTAGAAAAACTAGTTAAAACCGAAAAAGTTCAAGCTATAAAATCGCATGTCGAAAGTATTAATAATGAGTTTAAAGACAAATTTCAAGCTTTATTAGACGACAAGAAAGAAGAGTTTTTAAATGATGGTGGTAACGAAATAGATTTTTATTATGTATCACCAATACAAAAACGATACAAAGAAGCCTACAACGAATACAGAAAAAAGCTAAACGACCACTATCAAAATTTAGAAAAAAATTTAAAACAAAATTTAGCAGACAAACTCGAAATTATAGAAGAGTTAAAAGGCTTAATTAATGTTGAAGAAAACATAAATACTACCTATAAACATTTTAAAGAATTACAAGAACGTTGGAGAGTTACCGGACCAATACCTCGCGACAAATACAACAATGCTTGGAACAGTTACCACCACCATGTAGAAATTTTCTACGACTTTTTACATTTAAATAGAGACCTACGTGATTTAGACTTTAAGCATAATTTAGAACGTAAATTGTTAATAATTGAACGTGCTGAAGAATTAGCCGAAGACGATAACGTGATGCGTGCTTTTAGAGAGTTACAAGAACTTCATAAAATGTGGAAAGAAGAGCTGGGTCCTGTAGATAAAGAATACAGAGAAACTATTTGGGAAAAGTTTAAAGCAGCTACTAAAAAAATAAACGATAAACGTCAAGTTTATTATCAAAATATAGACAAAGTTTATGATATAAACCTTGTGAAAAAACTTGAAATTATTGAAAATATTAATGCAATAAATGCTCAAACAACTAATTCTCATAATGGTTGGCAAAAAAAAATTAAAGACATTGAAGATTTACGAGAGCAGTTTTTTAATATTGGTAAAGTACCTAGCAAAGTAAACGAAAGCACTTGGGCTAAATTTAAAGAGTCTGTAAGAACTTTTAACCGACAAAAAAACGCATTCTATAAAGATCTTAAAAAGGATCAATATACCAATCTTCAAAAAAAATTAGACTTAATTAAAATTGCCGAAGACAACAAGAACAGTGAAGATTTTGAGGTGACAACCGCATTGATGAAAAAAATTCAAAGCGATTGGAAAAAAATAGGTCATGTTCCTCGTAAAGACAGTGATAAGATTTGGAAACGCTTTAAAGCAGCTTGCAACTTTTATTTTGACAAACTACATACTACTAAAAACGCAGCAAATAAAGAAAGTATAGATGCTTTTAGCAATAAAGTAACCCTTTTAGAAACACTAAAAAATTTAAAACCAGTTGGTGATAAAGAAAAAGATGTTGAAAGCATAAAAGAATATATAAGCAAATGGAAAGAATTAGGACGAGTTCCTAATGATAAACGTTACATTGAAGGTAAATTCAATAAAGCCATTGAAGATTTTCTTTCTAGCTTAAAAATGGATAAAAACGAAGTAGAAATGATTAAGTTTGAAAATAAACTTGATACCATGAGTGCTTCCGACGATAATAAAGATTTGGACAACGAACGCCACTTTATTAGAAAAAAGATTGATGAAATGAAAAGTCAAATCAATCAATTAGAAAATAATCTACAATTTTTTACCAATGTTGAAGATGATAATCCACTTGTAAAAGAAGTTCATAAAAATATAAAAGATCATAAAAATGCTTTAAAATTATGGAAAGAAAAACTTAGTAAAATTAAAGAGTTTTATTAA
- a CDS encoding peptidylprolyl isomerase — protein MNFKYLFILIFSVFIINANGQSAKSDVLFSIDNEPVYVSEFLRVYNKNLDLVQDESQKDMDEYLTLFTNYKLKLKEAKALKFQEKPTYIRELDTYKKQLAKSFITDANVTDALVHEAYVRVSNDVKASHILIKIPENANSKDTLTAYNSILKLRDRALKEGFEKIRQEVHNGQTVYGEDLGYFSGFKMVYAFENAAFNTKIGDISQPFRTQFGYHIVSVYDKRKSRGERTVAHIMVVEKPGDSLAEKPEERIQDIYKKLKQGEDFEALAKQFSDDANSAPHGGKLAPFSGGQINSEEFETTAFGLNNIDEISKPFKTQYGWHILKLLNKKPIAPFEEMKSELEEKIKRDERSKLIDEALYTKLKTKYNIPEKQPALPYFASILNDNYFKSTWQLPNDFTAEKPLVTIGNKQLTYKNFGDFLVTSQRNTATKADFKTVVSNHYNTFLNINLATYQEDNLESENEEYAHVVAEYRDGLLLFDLMETTIWNTAKTDSLEIQEYYHLHKNKYIAPKRIDAVVASSKDKKTLNKVAKLLKKGMALQQIKALINSNDKIDVIFTVDTMDTNHRALPKGFEFKKGISKIYTHNNAFVLAQVKEVLPETQKTFKESKGLVISDYQVFKEEKWLKELAQKYKIVINQEALKSVKSQIKNQ, from the coding sequence ATGAACTTTAAGTATTTATTTATTTTAATTTTCTCAGTATTTATCATAAATGCTAATGGACAATCTGCTAAGAGCGATGTTTTGTTTAGTATTGATAATGAACCTGTTTATGTTTCAGAATTCTTAAGAGTTTATAATAAAAATTTGGACTTAGTTCAAGACGAATCTCAAAAAGATATGGATGAATATCTAACTCTTTTTACTAATTATAAACTAAAATTAAAAGAAGCAAAAGCATTAAAATTTCAAGAAAAACCAACATATATAAGAGAGTTGGATACCTATAAAAAGCAACTCGCTAAAAGTTTTATAACAGATGCTAATGTAACAGACGCATTGGTACATGAAGCATATGTACGGGTTTCTAACGATGTTAAAGCATCACATATTTTAATAAAAATTCCAGAGAATGCAAATTCTAAAGATACTTTAACAGCATATAATTCTATTTTAAAATTACGAGATAGAGCTTTGAAAGAAGGTTTTGAAAAAATAAGGCAAGAAGTACATAATGGGCAAACGGTTTATGGTGAAGATTTAGGTTATTTTTCAGGTTTTAAAATGGTATACGCATTTGAAAATGCCGCCTTCAACACGAAAATAGGGGATATTTCTCAACCATTTAGAACCCAGTTTGGATATCACATTGTATCCGTATATGACAAAAGAAAATCGAGGGGTGAACGTACCGTAGCTCATATCATGGTTGTAGAAAAACCAGGTGATTCTTTAGCTGAAAAACCAGAAGAGAGAATTCAAGATATTTATAAAAAGCTAAAACAAGGTGAAGATTTTGAAGCGTTGGCAAAACAATTCTCTGATGATGCAAACTCGGCACCCCATGGAGGTAAATTAGCCCCATTTTCTGGAGGACAGATAAACTCTGAAGAGTTTGAAACTACTGCTTTCGGGTTAAATAACATAGACGAAATTTCCAAGCCCTTTAAAACGCAATATGGTTGGCATATTTTAAAACTGTTGAATAAAAAGCCAATAGCTCCTTTTGAAGAGATGAAATCAGAATTAGAAGAAAAAATAAAGCGCGACGAACGGTCTAAATTAATAGATGAGGCCTTATACACAAAGCTTAAAACAAAATATAATATTCCAGAGAAACAACCTGCTTTACCTTATTTCGCATCTATTTTAAACGATAATTATTTTAAAAGCACTTGGCAACTTCCTAATGATTTTACAGCTGAAAAACCTTTAGTGACAATTGGAAACAAACAACTTACCTACAAAAATTTTGGCGATTTTTTAGTTACTTCTCAACGTAATACTGCTACGAAAGCCGATTTTAAAACAGTAGTTTCAAACCATTACAACACGTTTTTAAACATAAACTTAGCAACATACCAGGAAGACAATCTTGAAAGCGAAAACGAAGAATACGCTCATGTAGTTGCCGAATATAGAGACGGATTATTATTGTTTGATTTAATGGAAACTACCATTTGGAATACGGCTAAAACCGATTCTTTAGAAATTCAAGAGTACTACCATTTACATAAAAACAAGTATATAGCACCAAAACGTATAGATGCCGTAGTAGCTTCCTCCAAAGATAAAAAAACACTTAATAAAGTGGCTAAATTGTTAAAAAAAGGAATGGCATTACAGCAAATTAAAGCGCTTATCAACAGTAATGACAAAATAGACGTTATCTTTACAGTAGATACTATGGATACCAATCATCGAGCCTTGCCAAAAGGTTTTGAGTTTAAAAAAGGAATTTCCAAAATATACACTCATAATAATGCCTTTGTTTTAGCTCAAGTAAAAGAGGTATTGCCCGAAACTCAAAAAACATTCAAAGAATCTAAAGGTCTAGTTATAAGTGACTACCAAGTATTTAAAGAAGAAAAATGGCTAAAAGAATTAGCTCAAAAATATAAAATAGTTATAAACCAAGAGGCTTTAAAAAGCGTGAAATCTCAAATAAAAAACCAATAA
- a CDS encoding peptidyl-prolyl cis-trans isomerase, with protein sequence MQNKIIILFLSMLISSCDFYKKTDDRIPVARVNDTYLYDDDIKDLVSSGTSKEDSMLVVQNFINRWATQQLFVDGAKVNLSESKQTEFNKLIEQYKTDLYTKAYIEALVKRDMDTVVTKQEAEAYYNQNKDIFRLNEELLKFRYIHLDENILNYNSILEKFKRFNSKDKKDLNAISIQFKSYSLNDTIWIKTNQVINKISAITPENKNQLLKKSNFVQLKDSLGVYLMQINDVLLRNDTAPLEYVRPTIDQIVVNKRKLELIRELEKDITKDAIKNKQFEIYK encoded by the coding sequence GTGCAAAATAAAATCATCATATTGTTCCTTTCAATGTTAATAAGCTCTTGCGATTTTTATAAAAAAACAGACGACAGAATTCCTGTGGCTAGGGTTAATGATACTTATTTATATGATGATGATATTAAAGATTTAGTCTCTAGTGGAACATCTAAAGAAGACAGTATGTTGGTGGTTCAAAACTTTATTAATCGCTGGGCCACTCAGCAGTTATTTGTAGATGGCGCTAAAGTTAATTTAAGTGAATCTAAACAAACGGAGTTTAATAAATTGATAGAACAGTATAAAACCGATTTATATACCAAAGCATATATTGAAGCTTTAGTAAAAAGAGATATGGATACTGTAGTTACAAAACAAGAAGCCGAAGCATATTACAATCAAAACAAAGATATATTTAGATTAAATGAAGAACTACTTAAGTTTAGATACATTCATTTAGACGAAAATATCCTCAATTATAATTCAATTCTTGAAAAGTTTAAACGTTTCAATTCTAAAGATAAAAAAGATTTAAATGCTATTTCCATACAGTTTAAATCCTACTCTTTAAACGATACTATTTGGATTAAAACAAACCAAGTAATCAATAAAATTTCAGCTATTACACCAGAAAATAAAAATCAACTGTTAAAAAAATCTAATTTTGTACAACTCAAAGACTCATTAGGAGTATATTTGATGCAAATTAATGACGTTTTGTTGAGAAATGATACAGCACCGTTGGAGTATGTAAGGCCAACTATAGACCAAATTGTCGTTAATAAAAGAAAGCTTGAACTTATTAGAGAATTAGAAAAAGATATTACTAAAGATGCCATTAAAAATAAACAATTTGAAATTTATAAATAA
- a CDS encoding DUF368 domain-containing protein, which yields MESTRTLKDKLFLILKGLGMGAANKVPGVSGGVVAFVAGFYEEFIYSLKKVNRKAFKLLINGRFKSFYNYINGRFLSLLLFGMVVSYFSISKVLDYFIKHYELYTWSVFFGMIIGSIYYINKDFKDWNYKTYTSLALGIIIGLSISFLNPAKENDNLWFVFFCGIISVSGMTLPGFSGSFILILLGNYVLLLVDSVNALFDTFYEILGGNFGFFNNSERIRMLKVLAVFTLGSVTGLVTFSHILSYILKHYKSITLSAILGFIIGSLGVVWPWKETIYKLTKNGKHILDSTGTKVVLNYERYIPQLNSHTYYAIAFIFLGIAIVLALEYYGQKTRKVNE from the coding sequence ATGGAAAGCACCAGAACACTAAAAGACAAATTATTTCTAATTCTGAAAGGATTGGGCATGGGTGCTGCAAATAAAGTACCTGGTGTTTCTGGAGGTGTTGTTGCTTTTGTTGCTGGTTTTTACGAAGAATTTATATATTCACTAAAAAAAGTAAACAGAAAAGCTTTTAAACTGCTTATAAACGGGCGCTTTAAAAGCTTTTACAATTATATAAACGGGCGTTTTTTAAGTTTGCTGCTTTTCGGAATGGTTGTGAGTTATTTTAGCATTTCAAAAGTGTTAGACTACTTCATTAAACACTATGAATTGTATACTTGGAGTGTTTTCTTCGGAATGATTATTGGCTCTATTTATTATATAAATAAAGATTTTAAAGACTGGAATTATAAGACCTACACCTCTTTAGCATTGGGCATTATAATTGGTTTAAGTATTAGCTTTTTAAACCCAGCAAAAGAAAACGACAATCTTTGGTTTGTATTTTTTTGTGGCATTATAAGTGTTTCAGGCATGACACTTCCTGGATTTTCTGGCTCATTTATTCTCATTCTTTTGGGAAATTACGTGTTGCTTTTAGTGGATTCTGTAAACGCCTTATTTGATACGTTTTATGAAATTTTAGGTGGAAACTTTGGGTTCTTTAATAATTCTGAACGCATTAGAATGCTAAAAGTGCTTGCTGTTTTCACATTGGGATCGGTTACTGGTTTGGTTACTTTTTCCCATATATTAAGTTATATTTTAAAACATTACAAAAGCATTACACTTTCGGCTATTTTAGGATTTATAATTGGCTCTTTAGGCGTGGTATGGCCTTGGAAAGAAACCATTTATAAATTAACCAAAAATGGTAAACATATTTTAGATTCTACAGGAACTAAAGTGGTTTTAAACTACGAACGTTATATTCCACAATTAAACTCCCATACTTATTACGCCATCGCTTTTATTTTCCTTGGAATTGCTATAGTTTTGGCACTTGAATATTACGGACAAAAAACTAGAAAAGTTAATGAATAA